In a genomic window of Alphaproteobacteria bacterium:
- the dnaQ gene encoding DNA polymerase III subunit epsilon: protein MREIVLDTETTGLDPEQGHRVLEIGAVELFNHVPTGKTLQLYINPERDIPHESIAVHGITNEFVKDKPVFSQVYTQFLDFIGDDSKLVIHNAEFDMKFLNAELKQVGHSPLPWSRALDTAALARKKFPGSPANLDALCRRFGIDNSNRTFHGALLDSELLAEVYLELLGGRQHGLGLMTENTSTQRVSQTRVTGEKPLRPARPHQASAEELTAHEEMIAGIKDPLWKKLKETG, encoded by the coding sequence ATGCGTGAGATCGTTCTGGATACGGAGACGACGGGGCTGGACCCTGAGCAAGGTCACAGAGTGCTGGAGATCGGGGCCGTGGAGTTGTTTAACCATGTGCCTACGGGAAAAACGTTACAACTTTATATCAATCCTGAACGGGATATTCCGCATGAGAGCATCGCCGTTCATGGGATTACGAATGAGTTTGTTAAAGACAAGCCCGTCTTTTCGCAGGTATACACACAGTTTCTGGATTTCATCGGTGACGACAGTAAACTGGTCATTCATAACGCCGAGTTCGATATGAAATTCCTGAATGCGGAACTCAAGCAGGTTGGGCACTCTCCCTTGCCTTGGAGCCGTGCGCTGGATACAGCAGCACTGGCGCGGAAGAAATTTCCAGGGTCGCCCGCCAATCTTGATGCGCTTTGCCGAAGATTTGGGATCGATAATTCCAACCGTACTTTCCACGGGGCTTTACTGGATTCCGAATTACTGGCGGAGGTTTATCTTGAACTGCTCGGAGGCCGGCAGCACGGGCTTGGCCTGATGACCGAGAACACTTCGACTCAACGTGTCTCTCAGACCAGGGTTACGGGCGAAAAACCCCTCCGACCCGCCCGCCCGCATCAGGCAAGCGCCGAGGAATTGACCGCGCATGAGGAGATGATTGCAGGGATCAAAGACCCGCTGTGGAAGAAACTTAAAGAAACGGGCTGA
- a CDS encoding Tim44 domain-containing protein, protein MPADLIVYALVAAGLIVWLRSILGTRHGDEPERPAPYLKPEGQSGRMELPGPSRESKIGPEDRIAELARTPKGNISIANTATELGLMEIARADRTFDVDHFAQGAQDAFVYIVESFADGDRETLRDLLSPPVFAAFDEAITARQQSGQTLHAEINAINKAEIVSAQIEGRFSKITVRFLAEEITYTKNALGDVIEGHPERITQMRDLWTFSRETKSRDPRWLVVATLIDTESDNDTLPNSSSS, encoded by the coding sequence TTGCCCGCAGATCTGATTGTATACGCCCTTGTCGCCGCCGGCCTGATCGTCTGGCTCAGAAGCATCTTGGGAACCCGCCACGGCGATGAGCCCGAGCGCCCCGCCCCCTACCTCAAGCCCGAAGGCCAGTCCGGCCGCATGGAATTGCCTGGCCCGTCTCGGGAGAGTAAAATCGGCCCGGAGGATCGCATTGCCGAACTCGCCCGAACACCCAAGGGCAATATTTCGATCGCCAACACCGCCACCGAACTGGGCTTGATGGAAATCGCCCGCGCCGACCGCACCTTTGACGTCGATCACTTCGCGCAGGGCGCACAGGACGCCTTCGTCTATATCGTCGAATCCTTTGCCGACGGTGACCGCGAAACGCTCAGGGATCTGCTCAGCCCACCCGTTTTCGCCGCCTTCGATGAGGCGATCACGGCCCGCCAGCAGTCCGGCCAGACCCTCCACGCCGAGATCAACGCGATCAACAAGGCCGAGATTGTATCAGCCCAGATAGAAGGCCGCTTCAGCAAAATCACCGTCCGCTTCCTTGCCGAGGAAATCACCTACACCAAAAATGCGCTCGGCGACGTGATTGAGGGCCACCCCGAACGCATTACGCAAATGCGCGACCTCTGGACCTTTTCACGCGAAACGAAATCCCGCGACCCGCGTTGGCTGGTGGTAGCCACCCTGATCGACACCGAAAGCGATAACGATACGTTGCCGAATTCCTCTTCCTCCTGA
- a CDS encoding shikimate dehydrogenase, producing MTGTKTGLIGHPVSHSKSPLIHSYWIRKHGLNGSYTLVDLACEALESGIKKIKADGFRGFNVTVPHKVALLELCDEVDELARVVGAVNTVTIEKGRLIGTNTDVFGFIENIKSHAPDFDFTAGPAVVLGAGGAARAIVQGLLQEGVPEILLSNRTAAKADTLIETSSLPAKIVRLGWNSGESAKALKEANLIVNTTSLGMTGKPKLEIDLSLLNPKALVHDIVYAPLMTEFLISARKQGNPIVTGIGMLLHQARPAFSRWHGIMPEVTDELTELVTR from the coding sequence ATGACAGGGACTAAAACCGGACTGATCGGTCATCCGGTCAGCCACAGCAAATCGCCGCTGATCCATTCGTACTGGATCAGGAAGCACGGTTTGAACGGAAGTTATACTTTGGTCGATCTCGCTTGCGAGGCGCTAGAAAGCGGGATTAAAAAAATCAAGGCGGACGGTTTCCGGGGATTTAACGTGACGGTTCCGCACAAGGTGGCTTTGCTTGAACTTTGTGACGAGGTCGATGAATTGGCGCGGGTCGTGGGTGCGGTCAATACCGTGACGATTGAGAAAGGCCGTCTGATCGGCACCAATACCGACGTGTTCGGGTTTATCGAGAATATCAAGAGCCATGCGCCGGATTTCGATTTTACCGCCGGACCCGCCGTCGTTCTTGGCGCGGGGGGCGCGGCGCGGGCCATCGTCCAAGGATTGCTGCAGGAGGGTGTTCCCGAGATCCTGCTGAGTAACAGGACTGCGGCCAAAGCGGATACGCTGATCGAAACTTCCTCGCTGCCCGCGAAAATTGTTCGGCTGGGATGGAATAGCGGAGAGTCGGCGAAAGCGTTGAAAGAGGCGAACCTGATCGTCAATACCACCTCCCTGGGCATGACGGGGAAGCCGAAGCTGGAGATTGATCTTTCGTTATTAAACCCCAAGGCGCTGGTGCATGATATCGTCTATGCGCCGCTGATGACCGAGTTTTTAATTTCGGCCCGTAAGCAAGGAAATCCCATCGTGACCGGGATCGGGATGCTTTTGCATCAGGCGCGGCCCGCGTTTTCCCGCTGGCACGGGATTATGCCCGAAGTCACCGATGAACTTACGGAGCTTGTCACGCGATGA
- a CDS encoding FxsA family protein produces MPFFLIFIVIPLLELWVFLTVTRFIGLGTTLLMCFLTALIGGSMVRAQGLNALRSAQAEMMTGGVPSREMFDGLCIVAAGALLLTPGFITDFLGVLLLLPPVRAILRKRLERSATFRAAHFSQEYRGPYTRSPANDPSIIEGEYERLDETENRKNSSSK; encoded by the coding sequence ATGCCGTTTTTTCTGATTTTTATTGTTATTCCGCTGCTGGAATTGTGGGTTTTTCTGACGGTCACCCGTTTTATCGGGCTGGGCACGACTTTGTTGATGTGTTTTTTGACCGCGTTGATCGGCGGGAGCATGGTACGGGCGCAAGGCTTAAATGCGCTTAGGTCTGCCCAAGCGGAGATGATGACCGGGGGTGTTCCCTCCCGAGAAATGTTCGACGGGCTTTGTATTGTGGCGGCGGGGGCTTTGCTTCTGACGCCGGGGTTCATTACGGATTTTCTCGGTGTGCTTTTGCTGCTGCCGCCCGTGCGGGCGATACTGCGAAAAAGGCTGGAGCGTTCGGCCACATTTCGTGCCGCGCATTTTTCGCAAGAATACCGTGGCCCTTATACGCGCAGTCCGGCCAACGATCCCAGCATTATTGAGGGGGAGTATGAGCGGCTGGATGAGACGGAAAACAGGAAAAACTCAAGCTCAAAATAG
- a CDS encoding murein transglycosylase A, whose product MRRFLLILILVLTACGEEESPQKTEATMRLVPASFSDLPGWADDDLQTFSVAFARTCTRMLKAPPEKPLGPLPQAGTYADWQPACREFRSLKDIKPQTLRAFLEKNFTPHAIWLGEQNTGLFTGYYEAALNGSRTREEPYTIPLYLRPDDLVMVDLGQFREELKGQRIAGRVEDGNLRPYETREQIVAGDWPHNDKPLVWVDDAVDAFYVEIQGSGIVTLPDGSEMRIGYAGQNGHPYTAIGKELIARGALTKENVSMQAIREWLSAHPDQATEIMNVNKSYVFFTETKGEGPLGGENVPLTPERSMAIDRSLFPYGLPFWLEAGHPLEKTRPIRRLMIGQDTGGAIRGAIRGDVFWGHGPEAEHHAGPMKSQGRYWVLLPRKL is encoded by the coding sequence ATGCGCCGCTTCCTTCTCATCCTGATTCTGGTCCTGACCGCGTGCGGTGAGGAGGAATCGCCGCAAAAAACGGAGGCCACTATGCGACTGGTTCCCGCGTCTTTTTCCGATCTTCCCGGCTGGGCGGACGACGATCTGCAGACCTTTTCCGTGGCCTTTGCCCGCACCTGCACACGGATGCTCAAGGCGCCGCCCGAAAAACCCCTCGGCCCGCTCCCGCAGGCCGGAACCTACGCCGACTGGCAACCCGCCTGCCGCGAATTCAGAAGCCTGAAGGATATCAAGCCCCAAACACTCCGCGCTTTTTTGGAAAAAAACTTCACCCCCCACGCAATCTGGCTGGGGGAGCAAAACACAGGCCTCTTCACCGGCTATTACGAAGCTGCCCTCAACGGCTCAAGGACGCGTGAGGAACCGTATACGATTCCCCTCTACCTTCGCCCCGATGATCTCGTGATGGTCGATCTGGGACAATTCAGGGAGGAGCTGAAGGGCCAGCGGATCGCGGGCCGTGTGGAGGACGGCAATCTCAGACCTTACGAAACCCGTGAACAGATCGTGGCGGGGGACTGGCCGCATAACGACAAGCCTCTGGTGTGGGTCGATGACGCGGTGGACGCCTTCTATGTCGAAATTCAGGGCTCGGGCATCGTGACATTGCCGGACGGCTCCGAAATGCGGATCGGCTACGCGGGCCAGAACGGCCACCCTTATACCGCCATCGGCAAGGAACTCATCGCCCGCGGCGCCCTGACGAAGGAGAACGTCTCCATGCAGGCGATCCGCGAATGGCTCTCGGCCCATCCCGATCAGGCCACCGAAATCATGAACGTCAATAAATCCTACGTCTTTTTCACCGAAACCAAGGGGGAGGGGCCGCTGGGCGGCGAAAATGTACCCTTAACGCCCGAACGCTCGATGGCGATTGACCGCTCATTGTTTCCCTACGGCCTGCCTTTTTGGCTGGAGGCCGGGCACCCGCTGGAGAAAACCAGACCAATCCGCCGCCTGATGATCGGGCAGGATACCGGCGGCGCTATAAGAGGGGCTATAAGGGGCGATGTCTTCTGGGGCCACGGACCGGAGGCCGAACACCACGCCGGCCCGATGAAATCACAGGGCCGCTATTGGGTTCTGTTGCCGAGGAAATTATAG
- a CDS encoding dephospho-CoA kinase, which translates to MIVLGLTGSIGMGKSTVAAMMNALGIPVHDSDLAAHRLLEPKSEARLAIAAAFPHYQYPQIYEKKTYNINRRELGKIVFSDDEARERLEAIIHPMVRKSQTEFLRASKIKGARIAALDIPLLFETGAEARVDYTITVSAPYFLQRARVLARPDMSEEKFHAILSRQMPDAEKRARSDFVIQTGLGRAHSFSSLKEILESIRQEVYGDSAGDNIADTNPLTMPIQR; encoded by the coding sequence ATGATCGTTCTGGGCCTTACCGGTTCTATCGGCATGGGGAAATCGACCGTTGCGGCGATGATGAACGCTCTGGGCATTCCCGTCCATGATTCCGATCTTGCGGCGCATCGTCTGCTGGAGCCGAAAAGCGAGGCGCGGCTGGCCATCGCTGCCGCTTTTCCTCATTATCAATATCCGCAAATTTATGAGAAAAAAACCTATAATATCAACAGGCGCGAACTGGGAAAAATCGTCTTTTCGGACGATGAGGCACGGGAGCGGCTTGAAGCCATCATCCATCCGATGGTGCGAAAATCGCAGACAGAGTTTTTGAGAGCTTCGAAAATCAAAGGTGCCCGGATCGCCGCTCTGGATATTCCGCTTTTGTTTGAGACCGGTGCAGAGGCGCGGGTCGATTATACGATCACCGTGAGCGCCCCCTATTTTCTGCAACGGGCACGGGTGCTGGCACGGCCGGATATGAGCGAGGAAAAATTTCATGCGATTTTGTCGCGGCAAATGCCGGATGCCGAAAAGCGGGCGCGGTCGGATTTCGTCATCCAGACAGGGCTTGGGCGAGCGCATAGTTTCAGTTCGCTTAAGGAGATTCTAGAGAGTATCCGTCAGGAGGTTTACGGCGATAGCGCGGGAGATAATATTGCAGATACCAACCCCCTGACGATGCCCATCCAGAGGTAA
- the hemJ gene encoding protoporphyrinogen oxidase HemJ has protein sequence MDDFLTAYFEWLRALHIISVMAWMAGMLYLPRLFVYHAEAEIGSDKSETFKIMERRLLKIIINPAMISAWVFGLLMLYSNWAVYKSAPWMHTKLLLVLVMSGVHGMLAKHVKVFARDENKKSAKFFRILNEVPTILMIVIIILAVVEPSFGK, from the coding sequence ATGGATGATTTCCTGACCGCGTATTTCGAATGGCTTCGCGCCCTGCATATCATCAGCGTCATGGCGTGGATGGCGGGGATGCTTTATCTGCCGCGATTGTTTGTTTATCACGCCGAGGCGGAGATCGGTTCCGATAAATCGGAGACGTTCAAGATCATGGAGCGGCGGCTGCTGAAAATCATCATTAACCCCGCCATGATTTCGGCGTGGGTGTTCGGGCTGCTGATGCTTTATTCCAACTGGGCGGTTTACAAGAGTGCGCCGTGGATGCATACGAAGCTGTTGCTGGTTCTGGTCATGTCCGGCGTTCACGGGATGCTGGCCAAACATGTGAAGGTTTTTGCACGGGACGAGAATAAAAAAAGCGCGAAATTTTTCCGGATTCTTAACGAAGTTCCGACTATTCTGATGATTGTGATCATCATTCTGGCTGTGGTGGAACCGTCTTTCGGGAAGTAA
- a CDS encoding kinase/pyrophosphorylase has product MKARKFTLHLVSDATGTTLLGLSRACLAQFEHIEPNQKFWPLVRTEKQLEKVIQRIEENPGPVIFTFVNEKMRRRVIDCCEHLGVPCIPVLDPIFHGLSTFLGRSPKGVPGLQHTMDDAYFKRVAAVDFAMRFDDGRNLKDLKKADVILVGVSRTSKTPTCVFLARRGIKAANIPLVPGVDVPEEHLNFEFPLYVGLIATPERLMHIRKSRLKSDKADQKILSENLYLDEEKIEDEIRKARKIFGRHGWPVIDVTKKSVEETAAEIMSLLQAKRERESGDASGTFDQV; this is encoded by the coding sequence ATGAAGGCGCGAAAGTTCACCCTGCACCTTGTTTCCGATGCGACGGGTACGACCCTGCTTGGGCTTTCGCGGGCCTGCCTTGCACAATTCGAGCATATCGAGCCGAATCAAAAATTCTGGCCGCTGGTGCGTACGGAAAAACAACTTGAGAAAGTGATCCAGAGGATTGAGGAAAATCCGGGGCCGGTGATTTTCACTTTCGTGAATGAAAAGATGCGGCGGCGGGTGATTGATTGCTGTGAGCATCTTGGCGTTCCCTGCATTCCGGTTCTCGACCCGATTTTTCATGGGCTTTCGACCTTTCTGGGGCGTTCGCCCAAGGGAGTTCCTGGCTTGCAGCACACGATGGACGATGCCTATTTCAAGCGCGTGGCGGCGGTTGATTTCGCCATGCGGTTCGATGATGGCCGCAATCTCAAAGACTTGAAAAAGGCCGATGTCATTCTTGTCGGCGTTTCACGAACGTCCAAGACGCCGACGTGCGTTTTTCTTGCGCGGCGCGGGATCAAAGCCGCTAATATCCCTTTGGTTCCCGGGGTGGACGTTCCCGAGGAGCATCTGAATTTTGAATTTCCGCTTTATGTCGGGCTGATTGCCACGCCTGAGCGGCTGATGCATATCCGAAAGTCGCGTCTGAAATCCGATAAGGCCGATCAGAAAATTCTTTCTGAAAACCTTTATCTTGATGAGGAGAAAATCGAAGATGAAATCCGCAAGGCCCGAAAAATTTTCGGTCGGCACGGTTGGCCGGTCATCGACGTCACCAAAAAATCCGTCGAGGAGACCGCCGCAGAGATCATGAGTCTACTTCAGGCCAAGCGAGAGCGCGAGAGCGGCGATGCGTCCGGTACATTCGACCAAGTCTGA
- the maf gene encoding septum formation protein Maf, with translation MRPVHSTKSDETSLILASGSAARQLMLRQAGLNFDILPAKIDETELLKERAGDSPAEKALFLAREKALNVSREKADALIIGSDQILCLGEIIFSKAKSREDALEKLRMLSGKTHRLISGVAVARGGEVLWDHADHADLTMRVLDEDFLRSYADAAGDALTSCVGAYQIEGAGAWLFSKVTGDFFTIMGMPLLPLLGYLYEEHRIGP, from the coding sequence ATGCGTCCGGTACATTCGACCAAGTCTGATGAAACTTCCTTGATCCTGGCCTCCGGCAGCGCGGCGCGGCAGTTAATGTTGCGGCAAGCCGGGTTAAATTTTGATATCCTTCCTGCGAAAATAGACGAAACCGAGCTTTTGAAGGAACGCGCCGGAGATAGTCCGGCCGAGAAGGCTTTGTTTCTGGCACGTGAGAAAGCCCTCAATGTTTCACGTGAAAAAGCCGATGCGCTGATCATCGGGTCGGATCAAATTCTCTGTCTTGGCGAAATCATTTTCAGCAAAGCGAAGAGCCGTGAGGATGCTCTCGAAAAGCTGCGGATGCTGAGCGGGAAGACGCACCGCCTGATCTCTGGCGTTGCCGTCGCGCGGGGAGGCGAAGTCCTCTGGGATCATGCCGATCATGCCGATCTGACCATGCGGGTTTTGGATGAGGATTTTTTAAGATCCTACGCAGATGCAGCGGGCGATGCCCTGACTTCCTGTGTTGGGGCGTATCAGATCGAGGGAGCCGGGGCATGGCTTTTCAGCAAGGTCACGGGCGATTTTTTTACGATTATGGGGATGCCTTTGCTGCCGCTTCTGGGTTATCTTTATGAGGAACACAGGATCGGGCCATGA
- the hemH gene encoding ferrochelatase, translating to MSKIAVVLFNLGGPDSRGAIKPFLMNFFMDKNIIGAPIPLRCFIAAYISGKRSKKEASDSYGLLGDKSPLLENSRAQGQALERVLNGGAAGEIFKVFVSMRYWHPMAAQVVREVRDWGADQVVFLPLYPQFSTTTTWSSLENWKKAADIAGYHPPASVICCYPENSGFVEASVENIVSVYKQAQADGHEAPRVLFSAHGLPEKVIKGGDPYQWQCEQSARAMTEKVRGALSIEALDWQICYQSRVGPLTWIGPSVEEALEKAAADKKAVVIYPHAFTQEHVETLVELDIEYRHKAEELKLPGYYRAQTAGTHGAFIEGLAALVRDHLGRQGICAEGGKRICPEAFGRCCMGLQTALGFNHCSAKSRCRA from the coding sequence ATGAGCAAGATCGCCGTCGTGTTGTTCAATCTCGGCGGGCCGGATTCCAGGGGCGCGATCAAACCGTTCCTGATGAATTTCTTCATGGATAAAAATATTATCGGCGCCCCTATTCCCCTTCGCTGCTTTATTGCCGCGTATATCAGCGGCAAGAGGTCAAAGAAGGAAGCTTCTGATAGTTATGGGCTTCTGGGCGACAAGTCTCCCCTGCTTGAAAATTCGAGGGCGCAGGGGCAAGCGCTGGAGAGGGTTTTGAACGGAGGTGCGGCGGGGGAGATTTTCAAGGTTTTTGTCTCCATGCGGTACTGGCATCCGATGGCGGCGCAGGTGGTGCGGGAGGTGCGGGACTGGGGGGCGGACCAAGTTGTGTTCCTGCCGCTTTATCCGCAATTTTCGACGACAACAACATGGTCGTCGCTGGAGAACTGGAAGAAGGCTGCGGATATTGCCGGGTATCATCCGCCGGCCAGTGTGATCTGCTGCTATCCTGAAAATTCCGGGTTTGTGGAGGCTTCGGTTGAAAATATCGTGAGCGTTTATAAACAGGCGCAGGCGGACGGGCATGAAGCGCCGCGGGTTTTATTTTCCGCGCACGGGTTGCCGGAGAAGGTGATTAAAGGCGGCGATCCGTATCAGTGGCAGTGTGAGCAGAGTGCGCGGGCGATGACTGAGAAAGTTCGCGGGGCGCTGTCGATTGAGGCGCTGGATTGGCAGATTTGCTATCAGAGCCGGGTCGGGCCGCTGACATGGATCGGCCCGTCGGTTGAGGAGGCGTTGGAAAAGGCGGCGGCGGACAAGAAGGCGGTGGTGATTTATCCGCACGCCTTTACGCAGGAGCATGTGGAGACGCTGGTGGAGTTGGATATCGAATATCGTCATAAGGCGGAGGAATTGAAGCTGCCGGGATATTACCGGGCCCAAACGGCGGGGACGCACGGGGCTTTTATCGAGGGGCTGGCGGCGTTGGTGCGCGATCATCTCGGGCGTCAGGGAATTTGCGCGGAAGGCGGGAAGAGGATTTGCCCGGAGGCGTTCGGGCGGTGTTGTATGGGGCTTCAAACGGCCTTGGGTTTTAATCACTGTTCGGCCAAGTCAAGATGCCGCGCTTGA
- a CDS encoding uroporphyrinogen decarboxylase: protein MRGIKKNMLEALRKHKPDHVPVWLMRQAGRYLPEYREVRAKAGSFLDLVYNPDLAAEVTLQPIRRFGMDGAILFSDILVIPQALGQKLEFVEGEGPKLEPLRSGSDIAKLNFSVFDQTLSPVYETVKKVRSGLESEGFTGTTMIGFAGAPWTVACYMVEGGSSRDFLEIKKLAYQHPELLEKLMDLLVEGTAAYLIRQVKAGAEVLQIFDSWAGIVDAQQFKKWVSVPTRKIVDLVREAYPNVPIIGFPRGAGVNYISYLQDTGVNALSLDPQIETKWAVRVLQSSVPVQGNLDPVCLMAGGDALILAIEKIVHDFAGGPFVFNLGHGIHKDTPVQNVALLVKCLREMKG, encoded by the coding sequence ATGCGTGGGATTAAGAAAAATATGCTCGAAGCACTTCGGAAGCACAAGCCCGATCATGTTCCGGTCTGGCTGATGCGGCAGGCAGGGCGGTATCTGCCGGAATACCGGGAGGTGCGGGCGAAGGCGGGAAGTTTTCTTGATCTGGTTTATAATCCCGATCTGGCGGCGGAAGTGACGTTGCAGCCGATCCGCAGGTTCGGAATGGACGGGGCGATTTTGTTTTCAGATATTCTGGTTATTCCGCAAGCCTTGGGGCAGAAGCTTGAATTTGTCGAGGGCGAAGGGCCGAAGCTGGAGCCTTTGCGGAGTGGGTCCGATATCGCAAAATTGAATTTCAGTGTTTTTGACCAGACACTATCTCCTGTTTACGAAACCGTGAAAAAAGTGCGTTCCGGGCTTGAGTCCGAGGGGTTTACGGGAACGACGATGATCGGGTTTGCCGGGGCGCCCTGGACGGTTGCGTGTTACATGGTTGAGGGTGGATCGAGCCGGGATTTTCTTGAGATCAAAAAACTGGCGTATCAGCATCCTGAGTTACTTGAAAAGCTTATGGATTTACTGGTTGAGGGGACGGCGGCTTATCTGATCCGACAAGTCAAGGCGGGGGCCGAGGTTCTGCAGATTTTTGACAGCTGGGCGGGGATCGTTGATGCTCAGCAGTTCAAAAAATGGGTCAGCGTTCCTACGCGTAAGATCGTTGATCTGGTCCGCGAGGCCTATCCCAATGTTCCGATTATTGGGTTTCCACGCGGGGCGGGGGTGAATTATATCTCCTACCTGCAGGATACGGGCGTCAATGCGCTGTCGCTTGATCCGCAGATTGAGACAAAGTGGGCGGTGCGGGTTTTGCAGAGTTCGGTTCCGGTTCAGGGGAATCTTGATCCGGTCTGTCTGATGGCGGGTGGTGATGCGCTGATCCTGGCGATAGAAAAAATCGTTCATGATTTCGCGGGCGGGCCGTTCGTGTTCAATCTGGGACACGGCATTCACAAGGATACGCCCGTTCAGAATGTCGCGCTGCTGGTGAAGTGCCTGCGGGAGATGAAGGGATGA
- a CDS encoding glutamine amidotransferase, producing the protein MTRSALVFRHYDGEDLSTFAPILSACGYSYRYINTPTEALDAEEIMKADLLVIMGGPMGVYETEAHPHLLEEIKIARKRVDANKPTLGVCLGSQILAAALGAEVYKGPKGKEIGWRPLRLTEEGKTSPLRHLAAENTNMFHWHGDTFDLPEGVALLASSDLYRNQAFSMGSNVLAVQFHAEISENQLCGCFEDFTEDLKSLGDVNAKLEELRRDTAAYAATLEKQNALFLREWLEGLSHA; encoded by the coding sequence ATGACGCGAAGCGCGCTTGTTTTCCGGCATTATGACGGCGAAGACCTCAGCACCTTCGCACCGATCCTGAGCGCGTGCGGGTATTCTTATCGGTATATCAATACGCCCACAGAAGCCCTCGATGCAGAAGAGATCATGAAGGCCGATCTTCTGGTCATTATGGGCGGGCCTATGGGGGTTTATGAAACGGAGGCTCATCCTCATCTGCTCGAGGAAATTAAAATCGCCCGCAAAAGGGTCGATGCGAATAAACCGACTCTTGGTGTTTGTCTTGGTTCGCAGATTCTTGCGGCTGCGCTGGGGGCCGAAGTCTATAAAGGGCCGAAAGGCAAGGAGATCGGATGGCGACCGTTGCGCCTTACCGAAGAAGGAAAGACATCTCCCTTAAGACATCTTGCGGCCGAAAATACGAATATGTTCCACTGGCATGGGGATACGTTCGATTTGCCAGAGGGAGTCGCACTACTCGCATCGAGCGATCTCTACAGAAATCAGGCTTTTTCAATGGGGTCAAATGTCTTAGCCGTGCAATTTCATGCCGAGATCAGTGAAAACCAGCTCTGCGGGTGCTTCGAGGATTTCACCGAAGATTTGAAAAGTTTGGGCGATGTAAACGCTAAACTTGAGGAGTTGAGGCGTGATACCGCCGCTTATGCGGCAACGCTTGAGAAACAAAATGCGCTTTTCCTGCGCGAGTGGCTGGAGGGGCTTTCCCATGCGTGA
- the secB gene encoding protein-export chaperone SecB, which produces MSETNGSGHPQESENKTEVRNIPVTIHSQYVKDLSFENPHAPQALSGNLPVPELEINISMDARKLKHAKFDNYFEVALSAHVNARRGKDTVFIAEVVYCSTVSIGDAVPHEQHHPILLIEVPRLSFPFVRQILSALTQQGGFPPVLLSPVDFHALYLERFKDRLQGADNSEQAA; this is translated from the coding sequence ATGAGCGAGACGAACGGATCGGGACATCCCCAAGAGAGCGAAAACAAGACGGAAGTCAGGAATATTCCGGTGACGATCCATTCCCAGTATGTGAAGGATCTTTCCTTCGAGAACCCCCATGCTCCGCAGGCTTTGAGCGGAAATCTTCCTGTCCCGGAGTTGGAGATCAATATCAGCATGGATGCGCGGAAGCTCAAACACGCCAAGTTCGATAATTATTTCGAGGTCGCCCTGAGCGCCCATGTCAATGCACGGCGCGGAAAGGACACGGTTTTCATCGCAGAAGTCGTTTATTGCTCGACCGTTTCGATCGGCGATGCCGTCCCGCATGAGCAGCACCACCCGATCCTGCTGATCGAGGTTCCCCGCCTTTCGTTTCCCTTTGTCCGGCAGATACTGTCCGCATTGACGCAGCAGGGCGGATTTCCGCCTGTTCTTCTTTCGCCCGTGGATTTTCACGCGCTTTATCTGGAGCGGTTTAAAGACCGTCTGCAGGGCGCAGATAACTCCGAACAGGCGGCCTGA